The segment CGCAGAAACGGGCAAGGCAGTGGCAAAACCCTATATAATTCGTGGTTTTTCGTGACACCGAAGTCGAGGTCCCCATGAGCACCCTGCCGCCCTGCCCCAAATGCAACTCCGAATACACCTACGAAGACGGCGCGATGCTGATCTGCCCCGAGTGCGCCCACGAGTGGTCCGCTGACGCCAGCGCCGAGACCGCCGGTGATGACAAGGTGATCAAGGACTCCGTCGGCAACGTCCTGCAGGACGGCGACACCGTCACCGTGATCAAGGACCTCAAGGTCAAGGGCTCGTCCCTGGTGGTGAAGGTCGGCACCAAGGTGAAGAACATCCGCCTGGTGGACGGCGACCACGACATCGATTGCAAGATCGATGGCATCGGCGCGATGAAGCTGAAGTCGGAATTCGTGCGCAAGGTCTGAGTCGCGAATCCACCCCGAAAAAGCCCGGCCTGTGCCGGGCTTTTTTGTGGGCCGGGCAGCGCCTTGCCTCCTCTCCCGCTGTCATTCCGTCCTGGACTGACATGCGGAGGATTTTTCGGTTGTCCTCCATCGCCCCACCAAGCTAAACAGTCGTTCAACGAGCAGCAGGACGCCAGCGCAGGAACGACTGATGAGCCCCCAATTCCCCAAGACCTACTACGAAGCCACGGTCGATCGGACCGCCTACCCTGCCCATTCGGGCCGCACCGACGCCAGGGTATGCATCCTCGGTGGTGGGCTGGCTGGGCTGTCCACCGCCCTGGGGCTGGCCGAGCGCGGCGTCACCGACGTGGTGGTGCTGGAATCCCATGACGTCGGCCACGGCGCCTCGGGACGCAATGGCGGCTTCGTCTTCGGCGGCTACAGCCTGGGCAACGCCGATCTGCTGGCCACCCTGGGCGCCGAGGAGGCGCGTCGCCTGTATCAACTCACCCTCGATGCGGTCGAACTGATCCGCCACCGCAGCCGCCACTACGGC is part of the Pseudomonas lalkuanensis genome and harbors:
- a CDS encoding zinc ribbon domain-containing protein YjdM, translated to MSTLPPCPKCNSEYTYEDGAMLICPECAHEWSADASAETAGDDKVIKDSVGNVLQDGDTVTVIKDLKVKGSSLVVKVGTKVKNIRLVDGDHDIDCKIDGIGAMKLKSEFVRKV